The Thalassolituus oleivorans MIL-1 genome includes the window TGGATATCATCACCTATCCGAAAGCGGCGGATGATGAGCGATCCATGTATTTATGGGGAGGTGCTTACTTCGGCATCATGGCCATCATGTTGATTTACAATACCTTCATCTGGGTTGCCACGAGGGATTTCACTTACTTTCTATACCTTGTCTACCTAACCGCAGCAGGCGCACTACAGTTTGCTTTATTTGGCTTCGGATTTAAGTATCTATGGCCTGATAATCCTGGCTTTAACAATGAAGTGATTATATTTCTAACACCATTTATGCAACTCACCGCGGTTATTTTCGTATTGAAATTTGTCGATATAGAAAATACGGGAACAAAATTAGATAAGGCAATTGGCGTCACTCTCTTTATTTTAGTCACCTTATTAACAATAGTTAGTCTGTCACTACCTTACGCCACCGTCTTAACCTTAGGTCATATTATTGGCTTAAGTGCGGTCACCGCCGGTATTTACATAGGCATCAAGGGCTGGATGAGAGGCGTAAAAGCTGCCCGAATTTTTACAATTGCTTGGCTCGCCAATTTGATTTTTATTGCATGGTATCTATTCGATATTACGGGAATGGTAAATGCCACAGTGATTGGTGGGCAAGGTATTGCCATTGGCTCTATTGTTGAGCTTGCTTTATTGTCTATTGCTTTCGCCGACAAGATCAACCAAGAAAAAGAATTACGTATTTCTACTCAGCAAGAATTGTTAGAAGTTCAGCTTGATACCAATATAAAACTAGACAACAAAGTACGTGAGAGAACTCAAGAATTAGAGGCTGTGAATGAACAGTTGGCACGGTTAAGCATTACCGATCCACTAACCAGCCTTTATAACCGCCGCCATTTCGATAAAGTTTACATCGATAACTACTACGAAGCCTTTCGATACAAAAAGTCGATCGCGATTTTGATGATAGATATTGATCACTTTAAACGTCTAAATGATCTCAATGGCCATGCCTTTGGCGACCTATGTTTAATAAAAGCGGCACAACTCATACGCGGCAATATTCACCGCCCTACCGATCTAGTTGCACGCTACGGTGGCGAAGAATTCATTGTCATGCTGCCCGATACCGTCATCACCGATGCGCTTAATATTGCCGAAAGTATACGTAAAGCATTCGTATCGACGATAGTATCCGAGGGCCGACATTCCGAAGCCATGACGGTTAGTATCGGAGTACATGCCGAAATACCTATCGACAGAGAGAATTGGGAAAAGCTGTTAAAAGACGCCGACGACCTGCTATATCAAGCTAAGAACAATGGCCGCAACCAGGTTGCAATCGCTTCATAATATTTACGAATGCTATTGATATAGATTCTCATTAGCATTAGTATGCATTCCAGTTAGCTCGGGAGGCATACTATGATCACATTACTTAATTTCATTGATTCTATCGGCGGCCCAGTGGTTGCCATTCTCATTCTATTCTCGATCGCTGCCACCACTCTAATTCTGCTCAAGTTGGCAGCAACGCTTGTGCAATTGCCCGCACGCAATAGCACGCCAAAGCGCTTGCTGGCTCACTTGCAAATGGGGGAACTGAAACAATTACGTCTACTTGCACAGCGTCAACGCAACCCGCATAGCCAGCTTATCGGCGATGCCGTAGAGCTACTTCAAGAGCAAACTCTGTCGAAAAACGATACCCAATCCGAAGTTATCCGCAAAGCTCGTGATGTGGCACATGCATACAGTAACTACCTACGCCCGCTTGAGGTCATCGCTACGTTAGCACCCCTACTCGGTCTATTTGGCACGGTACTCGGCATGATTGAAGCGTTTAAGGCAATGGAACTTGCCGGCGCTCAAGTTGATCCGGCGGTTCTATCTGGTGGTATTTGGCAAGCTTTACTGACCACAGCGGTTGGTCTTGGTGTGGCGATTCCCGTATCACTTATTCACAGCCTATTTGAACGTCGAGCAGAGCAACAAGTACATAATTTGCAGGATGATATTGGCCAAGTATTCACCTACTTCGCCCGTCACACAGCCAGCGAAACCGCTACAACTTCTGTGAGTCAGCGTAGCGCGTCATGAATAATATGTTTTCTTTAAGTACCTCAGCGCGGCGTGCTAGACCGATTAGCTTAACCGCGCTCATTGATGTGGTATTTATTTTACTCATGTTTTTTATGCTGACATCGAGTTTTAGTCAGTGGCAGATGCTTGACCTAACCATACCGAGTACGCATCAAGCTGCTAAGGACGATGTACCGCCGGTAATTATTGTATACAGCGATGATATCGGATTACTTACGGACACGCTAAAACGACCTATTAATATAAGCGATTTACCGATGCAACTCACAGGCGAAGCGTTAACTAAACCTATCATTTTAAGCGCTGAAGAGGCTGTATCACTCAGTCAAATAATTGCAACGTACGAACAGTTAAAACAACTCGGTTTTAACACTATTCATACTAGTCAGGCGATCAAAAGCACGACCCAAGGTGATGAAAATGAAGGTTAACTTAGCGCCATCCGAAACATCTGCGAGGGATCTTTCATTATTTTCGTTTACCAACAGTAAGCAGCAATCCGACGACAATATGATTCCACTGATTAATATTGTGTTTTTATTGCTTATATTTTTTATGGTAGCAGGGCAAATAAAAGCTCAGCCCAACAAAGAAATTGAATTACCTAAGAGCACGCAACTAACAACCGCCGATGCCTTGCCCATGCGCTTAGAGTTGCACGCTAATGGTGAACTCAAGCTCAATGGTGAAACCGTTCTGCCATCGCAACTAACCAGCTTAGTTAGCGACAACGCAACTGCCAAGATTGCACTTTTTGCCGATGGTAGAGCAACTGCCAAGCAGCTGGATATTTTACTAAACGCCTTGGGTGACAGTAGCAATATCGAGATAAAGCTTTTCACTATGGCGACCCAACAATGAGTGCTTTGCGTTGGGTTTTAGCGGGTTCTACAGCGCTTATTTTGCACGGTGCCGTTTGGTATGCCATCTCGGTAAACGCCAACACATCTGAAGGTGATGCGATGGATACCGGTGAGATGGGCATCGACTTAGGCGTTGGCCAACTTGGCTCTTATGCCGATATTCAAGAGCGTTTAACACAATTAGAACGCCCGACTCCGGTCGTGAAAAAAATACCTGAAAAACCGATAGAAATTAAAAAACTTATACAAAAGAAACCCATAATCGAAGCAAAAGATTTAGCTAATAACAGCTTTAAAGTTGAAGAAATAAAACCGAAAGAAAAATCACCAGCAGAAGAAATTCCTGTTGAGCAACCAAATGATGAGAGAGAAGAAACTCTGCCAGAACCGGAAGTAAAAGCGGCACCAGTACAAGCTGCCGTTAAAGCAACGGGGAAAGCCGAGCAGAGTCAAAGCGGCGGTGTACGCGGCAGCGCAAAAAACTACAAAAACCAACTTAATCGTTGGTTAGCAAAATATAAGCGCTATCCGTCTGCGGCTAAAAAAGAAAAGCAAGAAGGCATAGTCCGTATTGCTTTCACCATGGATCGACAAGGCAATGTGCTAAATCGTCAGGTGGATACCTCTAGCGGATATCCCTACCTCGATGCCGCAGCATTAAAAATGTTCGACGACGCGAATCCTCTACCGCCGGTGCCGGATAACTTTGCACCGGGACGGATGGAGCTACCACTCGTTATGCCGATCGATTTCACGCTTATTACCAACACATCATTTGGGGACTAATCATGGATAAGAAAACAGCAAAGAGCAGCGGTAAGCTGACGCTGCGCACCACCCGACTTGCACCCGGCGCCACTACATTGAGCATAGGGTTGCCAGCATTACTATTGGGATCTCTGCCTCTTGCGAATATGGCAATGGCTGACGATACCATCATGCTTGATACCATGCAGGTTGAAGAGCGCACCGTGGATACCAATCCATACGCCGAGCCTGGCGCTCCATATAAAGCTAAAGTCTCTGGCGATAGCCGTCATGTCAAAGATATTGCTGAGACACCACAAACAATGACCGTACTGACCCAGACTCAAATTCAAGAATCTGGTCGGAGTGACCTAAAGGACATACTGGACGCGCAGCCGGGTATTACTTTAGGTACTGGAGAAAACGGTAATGCCTTCGGTGATCGCTACGTTATTCGTGGCCACGAAGCTCGTTCTGATGTGTTTGTCGATGGCCTGCGCGATCCTGGTATGACAACACGCGAGAGCTTTGCGGTAGAACAAGTTGAAATCACCAAAGGGCCAAGTTCAACGTTTGCAGGCCGTGGCTCAACAGGTGGTGCAGTGAATAGCATTACCAAACAAGCCAGCAGCGAATACGACTTCAACAAAGTGGAAGCTGGATTAGGTACGGATAATTACCGTCGTATTACTTTAGATACCAACCGAAGTATTAACGACGACTTAGCCGTACGTGCCAACGTATTACATAGCTATGAGGAGATTCCTGATCGTGATCCAAACGATAAAGAACGCAATGGTCTAGCATTATCTGGCGCTTACCAAGCGACTGATAAACTAAAAATCATCGCTGACTACTACCACTTAAGTGCGTTCGAAAATAATGATATTGGTAGTTACATTGATAGAACGACAGGAAAAGTGAATGACGATATTCCTGCCTACGCACAAAAACAGGATTTTATTAAATCTCGCGTTGATACCGTTACTTTACGTGCTGAATACGAGCTCAATGATAACCTGCGTATAGAAAACTCTATGCGTCATGGCACCACCAATAACGGCTACGTCGTTACCGGTGCTCGTGGAACTAGTCGCGATGTTACCGATCCTGCAGGTGACATAGCCACCATTTCACTAAGCACGCACCAAGGCTGGCAAGAAGTAGAATACTTTGCCAATCAATTAAACCTTTTCATTGATACTGAAATTGCTGGGATGGCTCATCAATTTGTTGTGGGTGGTGAATACTCTAAACACGATGTATTAAATGGTGTTTATAGCGTTACTAATGAAGGCGACTCTAACTGTCTGGTTTCTGGTCGCGGTGGTGTTTCCAATGGTTATTGTTTACAGGATGAAAATGGCAACTACATTGATAACATCGATACCTTAATGGGTCGTAATATCAATAAGGGTGCTGCCGACTCCGACTACCAAATTGATACCATTTCACTTTATGTTATGGACACTATTGATATCACCGATGAATTTTCCGTATTTGCTGGCGTGCGCGCTGATACCTTTGAATACAAGAATATTGTTACCGGTCGAGATGGCTCAGATACCACTTATGAATACGACGATACCCTATGGAACGGTCACATAGGCACCATGTATGACATTACCGATAACGGTAATGTTTACCTAACGTACAGTACGTCGGCCAACATTAATGGTGGTGAGTCTGATGTGGGTGGTAACTGCGGTTACGGCGGTTTGTGTTCAAGCGCAGAAAGCGTCGACAAAGCAAAACCAGAAAAAGTAGAGAATATTGAACTAGGTACCAAGTGGAACTTACTCAATGAAAAACTACTAGCAACGGCTGCCTTATTCCAAGTAACCAAAGACGACGTAATGGAAGGCACTGATTACGATACCGCAGGCACCTATAATACCGGTAAGAACCGAGTTAAAGGGGTTGAATTCTCACTAGTCGGTAACATTACCGAACGCTTGAGCACTCAGTTAGGTATGGCATTAATGAAGTCGGAAATTCTAAAAACCGCTGCAACGTCAGGTGGCGAACCTGTAGAACCTGGTGGCCGCTTAGCCAATTTTGCAAACCGTTCTGCCTTTGCTCAAGTGCGTTATCAGCTAACCGATAAATTCAGTTTTGGTGCAGCCGCGAATCATTCGAGTGAAGTGTATGTTGGCCAGCCAGACAGCACGGCCAGTGAAGATCTTCGTGTTCCGTCTTATACCATCTTTGATGCGTTCGCGAGTTATGAATTTAACGAGCAACTGAATGCCCGCGTTAACGTGGCAAACCTCACGGATAAAGATTACTACTTAACGGCCTATCGTAGTGGCGCCTTTGCCTACATTGGTGATGCACGCAATGCGCAACTAACGGTAGCCTATGAGTTTTAATTCATAAGCGATAGCAAGCGAAACACCGAGCATTCAGTGCTCGGTGTTTTTTATTTTACGATTAATACGGTGAGATATGAACCACACAGCGTCGCTCAATTATATCCCTACTGATATCGTTAGTGTGAGCGACTACGAGCGTTACGCTCGCGAGGCATTAGCTTACGATGTGCTGGAATATATCAATGCTGGCGTAGCCGACGATATTACGCTCGACCGTAATCGTATAGCGTTTGATGCAATGTCGATCTACAACCGTGTACTGAATGATTTTTCTCATAGCAGCACACAGGTTGAATTATTTTCAGGCCGTCTAAAACAAACCTTATCCCATCCAATATTATTGGCGCCCGTCGCTCATCAAACTCTGATTCATGCTGATGGCGAAATAGCCACAGCACAAGCAGCCGCCGCGCTGAATATACCTATGATTGTGAGTACACTTGCCAGTAAACGGCTAGAAGATATCGCCCAACATGCCGGGCCACACTGGTTTCAACTGTATTGGCAGCCTTGCCGAGACGCCAATCTAGAATTAATAAATCGCGCTATTGATAGCGGTTACAGCGCTATTGTTATTACTCTCGATGCACCGGTTAACGGCTTACGAAATCGCCCTCAAAGAGCCGGATTTTTATTGCCTAACGATATCAATATTAATCTCCGCGACTTGCCGCAAGCCGCCACTAAAACGTTAAATCCAAGCGATAGCATTATTCTTAACGGTTTTATGAGCGATGCACCCAACCAAAACGATTTAGTCTGGTTACGGCAGCAGGTTAAATTGCCTTTAATAGCTAAGGGAATTAGCCATCCGCAAGATGCAATCCTGTTAAAAAAGTTAGGGTTCGATGGTGTTGTGGTATCGAATCATGGTGGCCGTACACTTGATACCTTACCCGCCAGCATTGAATTACTTCCCGCTATTCGAGCTGCCGTTGGAGATGATTTCACCGTATTGTTGGATAGCGGCATTCGACGCGGCAGTGATATTTTCAAAGCCATGGCTCTGGGTGCTAACGCCGTACTGATTGGTCGCCCACAATTATGGGCATTGGCAACAGCGGGGGCACTCGGCGTCGCTCATATGCTGAAATTACTGCGTGATGAGTTTGAAATTACTATGGCATTGGCAGGCTGTAGTAACATCGAAAACATTAATGCCGAATCACTTTTTACGCGTCAAGCTTAATAATTAAGGAGCTAGACATGTTGTTGCCAATCGAAAACATCATTCGCCGCGACGATGCGTTAGCCTTACACCAAGCGCTCGAACAAGCGCCTTGGGTCGAGGGAATACGCACCGCTGGCGGTATAGCGGCGAATGTTAAAGCCAACCTGCAGCTTGATGAAACCAGTGCTCTAGCCCAGCAATTAGCTCAAGCGGTACTGGATGCAGTACGGCAACATCCTTTGTTTATTTCTGCGACGTTACCGCAAAAAATCTTTCCGCCTCGTTTTAATTGTTATCAGAATAGTGGTCATTACGGCTTGCATATTGATAGCGCCATAATGACACTGCCCGACGGTCAAGCAATGCGTACCGATATTTCCGCAACGTTATTTTTAAGTGATGCCGATGAATACGATGGCGGCGAATTGACCATAGAAACTCAATACGGTGCGCAAGAGGTGAAATTAAACGCTGGTGATTTAATCTTATATCCCTCCACCAGCTTGCATGAAGTCAAACCTGTAATCCGAGGTAAGCGCTTAGCGGCTTTCTTTTGGATACAAAGCATGGTCGCGAATGCCATTCAACGTGAGCAATTATTTGAATTAGACCAATCTATTCAGGTATTAACCCAAGACCGGGGCAGTGCCGATAATGAAGTACGACGTTTGAGTGGCCTTTACCACAACTTATTGCGCGGCTGGGCCAGCGTGTAAAAAGTATAAGCCACCTATTCAGACGGCTTATTAAATTGACTCGGCGATACGCCATACCATTTTTTAAATGCCCGAGAAAAAGCACTAACATCAGAAAATCCGAGTAAAAACGCTAATTGCGTAACACTCGTACCAGGAATACGTAAGTGCCGTTCAACCAATGTTCTGCGCGTACGTTCTAATAACTTCTGCCATGTTAAGTCTTCTTCCGTTAAGCGCCGCTGTAAACTACGTACACTCATATGAAATTGTTCTGCAGCATCCGTTAATGACGGCTCTCCTTCGGGCAACTGCCCTTCTACCCATAGAGATAACTGAATAACCAATGAACCCTTTTCTTGCTGGGCTAATCGCTCACTCAGTGTTGCATCTAACATCGCCGCCATTTGAGGCTCGCTCGATTGCAGTTCCGCATTAACAGCGTGGCGTGCAAATACCAATGTAAAATGATCCGCCGCTTGCACCTTAACGCGAAAATAGCGGCTCATACGATCTAAAAATAATTCATTAATCGCTGGAGCATGCACTTCAATTGGATTTAATTTTGCGTCAATTCGAATACGCACCATACGGACAAGACTGGCCATAACAAATTGAATACCTTGGTGATGCGGCTCAAACCCTTCATTCGGCACAAATCGAATAGCCACTCGGTCGTCCTCAATATCCAATTCAAGATTAACGACATTACTGATTAAACGATGAAAACGCACAATACGCTGCAACACACTCAACAAACTGCCACCGGCAGATAATGCTAAGCCCAAACCACCAAAGGTCGAGTATTCGCTCTCACGCGCCATATTAATTCCCAGCGACGGGTCATCGAGTAAGCGCTCAACCTCATCCAACAAGGCATAAGACTTAGTGGTATCGACCATAGCTTCAGTATTGCGGGTATCCGCCAAGCTAATCCCAAACTGGCTAAATATCGGCTCAGGGGCTATGTTGCGCGCTACCAGCAAGCTGGCAAGTGGGCGCAAGAACATGGCAACGGCTTTGCCTTCCATCGACATTGGCATCTCCGGTCAAATGATTGGCAGCATGGGCAAGGCAGCACCCGATTCTGCACGGTACATTGTTATTGTGATTAACAGGAGTATACCTATGTCATCGACAACTGGCCTCAATTCCGCCGATTCGTTAAAGGCAGCCAAACAAAAAGACCGTCAAATTCAAAGTGAACTGATGGCGGTGAGTGATCGCGTTCGTAATAAC containing:
- a CDS encoding sensor domain-containing diguanylate cyclase, with amino-acid sequence MSVVILCLSINAHSTEVLDISNIKDKIDLLSHLEYHTIAENDDIYAQTELADERWLAPQGVKGNLGHSDNPAWFRITLTGLDKLKEQTYIRLNYPHHDYIDVYYLQQDNVIKHFQGGDQRIFSERPIDLRIYLFPITATAANPASIDVYIRVASPGPLMMPLDIITYPKAADDERSMYLWGGAYFGIMAIMLIYNTFIWVATRDFTYFLYLVYLTAAGALQFALFGFGFKYLWPDNPGFNNEVIIFLTPFMQLTAVIFVLKFVDIENTGTKLDKAIGVTLFILVTLLTIVSLSLPYATVLTLGHIIGLSAVTAGIYIGIKGWMRGVKAARIFTIAWLANLIFIAWYLFDITGMVNATVIGGQGIAIGSIVELALLSIAFADKINQEKELRISTQQELLEVQLDTNIKLDNKVRERTQELEAVNEQLARLSITDPLTSLYNRRHFDKVYIDNYYEAFRYKKSIAILMIDIDHFKRLNDLNGHAFGDLCLIKAAQLIRGNIHRPTDLVARYGGEEFIVMLPDTVITDALNIAESIRKAFVSTIVSEGRHSEAMTVSIGVHAEIPIDRENWEKLLKDADDLLYQAKNNGRNQVAIAS
- a CDS encoding MotA/TolQ/ExbB proton channel family protein, which gives rise to MITLLNFIDSIGGPVVAILILFSIAATTLILLKLAATLVQLPARNSTPKRLLAHLQMGELKQLRLLAQRQRNPHSQLIGDAVELLQEQTLSKNDTQSEVIRKARDVAHAYSNYLRPLEVIATLAPLLGLFGTVLGMIEAFKAMELAGAQVDPAVLSGGIWQALLTTAVGLGVAIPVSLIHSLFERRAEQQVHNLQDDIGQVFTYFARHTASETATTSVSQRSAS
- a CDS encoding ExbD/TolR family protein, which produces MNNMFSLSTSARRARPISLTALIDVVFILLMFFMLTSSFSQWQMLDLTIPSTHQAAKDDVPPVIIVYSDDIGLLTDTLKRPINISDLPMQLTGEALTKPIILSAEEAVSLSQIIATYEQLKQLGFNTIHTSQAIKSTTQGDENEG
- a CDS encoding ExbD/TolR family protein; its protein translation is MKVNLAPSETSARDLSLFSFTNSKQQSDDNMIPLINIVFLLLIFFMVAGQIKAQPNKEIELPKSTQLTTADALPMRLELHANGELKLNGETVLPSQLTSLVSDNATAKIALFADGRATAKQLDILLNALGDSSNIEIKLFTMATQQ
- a CDS encoding TonB family protein, giving the protein MSALRWVLAGSTALILHGAVWYAISVNANTSEGDAMDTGEMGIDLGVGQLGSYADIQERLTQLERPTPVVKKIPEKPIEIKKLIQKKPIIEAKDLANNSFKVEEIKPKEKSPAEEIPVEQPNDEREETLPEPEVKAAPVQAAVKATGKAEQSQSGGVRGSAKNYKNQLNRWLAKYKRYPSAAKKEKQEGIVRIAFTMDRQGNVLNRQVDTSSGYPYLDAAALKMFDDANPLPPVPDNFAPGRMELPLVMPIDFTLITNTSFGD
- a CDS encoding TonB-dependent receptor; its protein translation is MDKKTAKSSGKLTLRTTRLAPGATTLSIGLPALLLGSLPLANMAMADDTIMLDTMQVEERTVDTNPYAEPGAPYKAKVSGDSRHVKDIAETPQTMTVLTQTQIQESGRSDLKDILDAQPGITLGTGENGNAFGDRYVIRGHEARSDVFVDGLRDPGMTTRESFAVEQVEITKGPSSTFAGRGSTGGAVNSITKQASSEYDFNKVEAGLGTDNYRRITLDTNRSINDDLAVRANVLHSYEEIPDRDPNDKERNGLALSGAYQATDKLKIIADYYHLSAFENNDIGSYIDRTTGKVNDDIPAYAQKQDFIKSRVDTVTLRAEYELNDNLRIENSMRHGTTNNGYVVTGARGTSRDVTDPAGDIATISLSTHQGWQEVEYFANQLNLFIDTEIAGMAHQFVVGGEYSKHDVLNGVYSVTNEGDSNCLVSGRGGVSNGYCLQDENGNYIDNIDTLMGRNINKGAADSDYQIDTISLYVMDTIDITDEFSVFAGVRADTFEYKNIVTGRDGSDTTYEYDDTLWNGHIGTMYDITDNGNVYLTYSTSANINGGESDVGGNCGYGGLCSSAESVDKAKPEKVENIELGTKWNLLNEKLLATAALFQVTKDDVMEGTDYDTAGTYNTGKNRVKGVEFSLVGNITERLSTQLGMALMKSEILKTAATSGGEPVEPGGRLANFANRSAFAQVRYQLTDKFSFGAAANHSSEVYVGQPDSTASEDLRVPSYTIFDAFASYEFNEQLNARVNVANLTDKDYYLTAYRSGAFAYIGDARNAQLTVAYEF
- a CDS encoding alpha-hydroxy acid oxidase; its protein translation is MNHTASLNYIPTDIVSVSDYERYAREALAYDVLEYINAGVADDITLDRNRIAFDAMSIYNRVLNDFSHSSTQVELFSGRLKQTLSHPILLAPVAHQTLIHADGEIATAQAAAALNIPMIVSTLASKRLEDIAQHAGPHWFQLYWQPCRDANLELINRAIDSGYSAIVITLDAPVNGLRNRPQRAGFLLPNDININLRDLPQAATKTLNPSDSIILNGFMSDAPNQNDLVWLRQQVKLPLIAKGISHPQDAILLKKLGFDGVVVSNHGGRTLDTLPASIELLPAIRAAVGDDFTVLLDSGIRRGSDIFKAMALGANAVLIGRPQLWALATAGALGVAHMLKLLRDEFEITMALAGCSNIENINAESLFTRQA
- a CDS encoding Fe2+-dependent dioxygenase encodes the protein MLLPIENIIRRDDALALHQALEQAPWVEGIRTAGGIAANVKANLQLDETSALAQQLAQAVLDAVRQHPLFISATLPQKIFPPRFNCYQNSGHYGLHIDSAIMTLPDGQAMRTDISATLFLSDADEYDGGELTIETQYGAQEVKLNAGDLILYPSTSLHEVKPVIRGKRLAAFFWIQSMVANAIQREQLFELDQSIQVLTQDRGSADNEVRRLSGLYHNLLRGWASV
- a CDS encoding helix-turn-helix transcriptional regulator, whose translation is MSMEGKAVAMFLRPLASLLVARNIAPEPIFSQFGISLADTRNTEAMVDTTKSYALLDEVERLLDDPSLGINMARESEYSTFGGLGLALSAGGSLLSVLQRIVRFHRLISNVVNLELDIEDDRVAIRFVPNEGFEPHHQGIQFVMASLVRMVRIRIDAKLNPIEVHAPAINELFLDRMSRYFRVKVQAADHFTLVFARHAVNAELQSSEPQMAAMLDATLSERLAQQEKGSLVIQLSLWVEGQLPEGEPSLTDAAEQFHMSVRSLQRRLTEEDLTWQKLLERTRRTLVERHLRIPGTSVTQLAFLLGFSDVSAFSRAFKKWYGVSPSQFNKPSE